GTTGCATGTCTCATTCATTACTATTTTTGTTGGATGGGATGCCAGCTTGAATACTTACCACTATTGCGGACAACCATGGTCCATCATATTTTCTGTTTGATGCATACTTTGCAATGATCAGTTCTAGGGAATATGCGGTTAGAGGATGATGTTAGTTATGCTTTTCAATTTTCATTGTCCATCAAGTTTTCTCTTCCAAGTGCTATATGCAATTTTATCAACTCTATGTTTTGACTTTATTTTAGTGCGCCGATTTTATTTTGATATATCAACTCTATgtttttgggactaaggctttgttgttgttgttgttgttgtatatctCAGACTTCAGAGCATTTAGATTGTGTTATATGTGTATTATACATTCAGTTGAAAAGTTTTCTTCTATTAATATTGGGATTTGGtgtgtattttttgtttttttgacagTAGTGTAATTTTGATGAGAACCATAAAAAGAAAAAGTTTCTGAATTTAAGTGATTTCGGACTCATATTAGGGTACACCTTCTCAGTGGCTTCGTAGTTAGGGATGCCTTGAGAGACAAAAGACTGAAAGAGGATATTTATTTTAGTATTAAGGACTTTTTTGGCTTCCTATCAAAATTAGGCTAAGCTTAGATTGTTTTTTCCATAATGGTTACATTATTTTTGGTGTAATCATTATTATTGAGAAGAATTGTCATTATTTTTGGTGTAATACTTACCCTGACATTCTTGATGTCTTTTCCATACGGTACTTCACTTGATTTTTACCCCCCCTATCAGAATTTCTTCTATCCCTATCTTCATCCGCTGTATGCTTCTCTCCCTTAATCTGGATCATTTGATTTTATACATTCTGTTCAAGAATTATTTGATTACTCATAGCGTTTCTCTGACGTTTTCGTTGTGTTAAATTTCAGAATCCGTACTCCGTCAACATAATTCTAGCTGGCTTTGACCAAGACACTGGACCATCACTGTACTTTATCGACTACATTGCAACTCTTCACAAGGTAGATAAGGCAGCATTCGGCTACGGTTCATATTTTGCTCTTGCCATGATGGACCGACATTACCGCAGTGACATGTCTGTTGACGAGGCCATCAAGTTGGTTGATGAATGCATAGCAGAGATCAGGACTAGGTTGGTTGTGGCTCCACCAAATTTCGTTATCAAAATCGTTGATAAGGACGGAGCTCGGGAATTCGCATGGCGCCAGTCCATTAAAGATCAAGGCGTTGAAGATGCAAATGCTGCTTCTGCCTGAGTAGCGGAAAATAGGTCGTTATCATACTTTCTGAAGCTGGTAGTATTGATGTAACAGGATAATTGACTATGTTTGAAACTGTATACCCTTGTTACTTTGGAGTTGTTATCTGGTGGTTTTCCCCCTCGTTATCATTAATGCTGAACTATATCAAATTGATTGTCCTGGTGGAATATCAGTAAGCTACTGTTTATTTTGGCTGAGGATCACGTCCGTAAGATATGCAGCTCAGTAAGGAGGTAGTCTTACCCTTGGGGAAGAACGATGTGCAACTCTTCTGGAGTAGAGtaacatatactccgtattacctTCGTTccttgaaagttctttacgtctTGAAATATGTCTAAACAAGTTTGACCGTAAATTTCACTGTTGTCTACGTCAAAACAGTATAGATATTGTTAGATTGATCTCGTTATGTCTTTTCATGatgtcaactttttataatttcttCACGtacaaaattaaatatataattggttaaatattacattgaAATCTGTACAAATAGTGAGCCTAACGAACATTAAGGAACGAAAGTAATACTAACACTAACGGTGTGTAACGGAAGTAATCTattttactatatactaaaagagtcaccaggaatgacacatgtcatttcctggataaaaatgaaataaaatataattggaTTACCATTGATAGAATATGCAGTTATTTTGTAAATATTATGTATTAATTAGATTCCTAATTAATAGCCTCATATCACGCTATTGTACAACAGataatttatatatatactgATGTCCTTCAAGTACTGTCCCGCTACTAGATTGCTGATATTTTTACCGCGTACTTTTTAATGATTTTCGGGAAAGTCTCAACGTACAACAATCTCCCGCTTCGACTGCAGGGGTGTGATAAAATATGCAGTTATTTTGTAAATATTATGTATTAATTAGATTTCTAATGAATAGCCCCATATCACGCTATTGTACAACAGGTAGTTTGTATATATACTGACAATACACTCAATGAAAGTTAGGGGAATTAAATGTAACTACGTAGTACATGATATATTACTGGAGGAAAGatgaatcaatattattttctcctttacaatttgattttatttatgtattgttataattttttaattaaattatataatATTGAAGAATTttttctaatgttagtctaataACAATACACGGTGAGTAtggatgttaattaaaataataataagtggTAAATATACAACTATATAATTCATAACTTTGTACTCCGTGTtgtactaatatgcatatttagctTATTTGGATATTTATTTTATACACTATGAATTCATAGTTTTGcatatattctttttacttttacgtttttctaatatcacaaatcttttttttatattgaaataataaaatattttaataataacCGTGTgttgcacgggacctaacctaGTACTAATACTAACGGTGTGTTCTTTACCTGTGTTATAGTAAAATACTTGAAAGAATCATGCTCTCGGATCTTATGTATGAGCATTGAACAATATTGTTCAACTGATTCAAATATCGGAACTCTGCTGTCAGATATTTTGAGTTGTTATTCCAATCATCGGAAGTACATTAGAAGATAGCAAATATCAGGGAACAAAACCATAACGATACAGTATTTATTTAGTTTACAGTAGTCTGGGAAAGTTCAACCTTCAGACATTGACATTCTCACAACTCTACCATTAACCACACTTTGGAACTATTTAAAAGCCAGCAAAGTCCAAAAGTGAAACTATGGGATTCTGCTGTTGTTTTGGGCCAGCCATGAAATAAGATTGCCTCTGTCTCTGAAACATCTCCTGTACATCTCTTGCTGGCAGATTGAAAGATAACTCCATCGCTTGTTCATCTAGCTGGTTTATTATGTTCTCTTGTCCTGCAAGGAAGTTTCTTTGGTTGTTTTTGGCATTGATACCAAACCCGATAGTCTTAAGGCTCTCGTTCTCTGATGCTACTAAAGCAAGTGGATGTCCAGCAGGAACGATAAAAACATCACCCTTCGTTAAGCGAGAGCTCACTTTCTCGTACATCTGGCTGCTACCTTGTTCCTTCTTATTACTTGTGTTTTCCGTGAGTGGTCGTGCAATTTCAAAATATCCACTCCCTTCCTCCACCAGAACAATGAAGGTTGTCCGAGAATTATAGTTTGGTGCCATCATTGACCCCTGTTAATCGCATAAGCTTACAATTAAGTCAGATGAATTCACATCTTTATTAATCTACACTACAACTGAATTTCTTTACCTGTTTGATGTCACAGTATGCAACAGAGACGTCAAGATCTTCGAGCAGCTCATAATCATTTGGAGTAACCTCATAAAACTCCCCATGTTCATTCGACATTTGTGGCCGTCCATCCAACAAACTGAATTTGCCTTTGGATTCTCCAAATTGTCTTCTGGACATCCCATGACCCAACGCTCTCACTTGCTCTTCACTGGCTTTCACGATTGCTCCTTCCTTCTGTTGATTTAAGAGCTTCTCAAGCTGCTCCCTTGGTATCTACATACAAAGTCAGCTTTAGTAAAGGTTTTCATTGCAGTTTCAGTCAAGAAAAATTCTGGATAGTAGAAACTAAGAAAGGACTAGTGGTAAAGAACACACATTCAGTGCAGCTTGGAGGATTTCTGTACTGAAGCTGTTGAGGAACGATTTGGATTCTTCACCGCCTATACCGAAAAATTGCTGCATCGAAAAAGATTTCATTATTACGTACATCGTATGGTAGTGTTACTAAtaattataacataaatacaatATAAA
This genomic stretch from Spinacia oleracea cultivar Varoflay chromosome 3, BTI_SOV_V1, whole genome shotgun sequence harbors:
- the LOC110800055 gene encoding proteasome subunit beta type-2-A translates to MECVFGLVGNGFAIIAADTSAVNSILVHKTNEDKIMKLDSHKLMGASGEAGDRVQFTEFVQKNVSLYQFRNGIPLTTAAAANFTRGELATALRKNPYSVNIILAGFDQDTGPSLYFIDYIATLHKVDKAAFGYGSYFALAMMDRHYRSDMSVDEAIKLVDECIAEIRTRLVVAPPNFVIKIVDKDGAREFAWRQSIKDQGVEDANAASA